A single Marinitoga aeolica DNA region contains:
- the pgl gene encoding 6-phosphogluconolactonase — MRIFEYNNINEMSYDAAKTIYNFYNYYIKKQNYFTLVLAGGNTPKLLYGILSSEYKNKINWNDVHLFFGDERYVDKNDVYSNYNMATETLISKIDIPKTNVYRVKTEILPIEKCAKDYENRILDFFKSKKKDVSFDLILLGMGNDGHTASIFPDTPVSDDKYVDITYPKNATPKIPRITFTYKTINNSKNVMFLLSGEKKIKILKEIFEGKDYPTRFVKPKENLLYFISKK; from the coding sequence ATGAGGATATTTGAATATAATAATATTAATGAAATGAGTTATGATGCTGCAAAAACGATTTATAATTTTTATAATTATTATATAAAAAAACAGAATTATTTCACACTGGTGTTAGCAGGTGGAAATACTCCTAAATTATTATATGGGATTTTATCTTCTGAATATAAAAATAAAATAAATTGGAATGATGTACACCTATTTTTTGGTGATGAACGATACGTTGATAAAAATGATGTATATAGCAATTATAACATGGCAACGGAAACATTGATTTCAAAAATTGATATTCCGAAAACTAATGTATATAGAGTTAAAACAGAAATTTTACCTATAGAAAAATGTGCAAAAGATTATGAAAACAGAATACTAGACTTTTTCAAGTCGAAAAAGAAAGATGTTTCTTTTGATTTAATCCTATTGGGTATGGGAAATGATGGACATACAGCTTCTATCTTCCCAGATACCCCGGTTTCAGACGATAAATACGTTGATATAACTTATCCCAAAAATGCAACCCCCAAAATCCCAAGAATAACATTCACATACAAGACCATTAATAACAGCAAAAATGTTATGTTTCTACTATCTGGAGAAAAAAAGATAAAAATTTTAAAAGAAATTTTTGAAGGCAAAGATTATCCAACGAGGTTTGTAAAACCAAAAGAAAATTTGTTGTATTTTATTTCAAAAAAATAA
- the zwf gene encoding glucose-6-phosphate dehydrogenase, translating to MGFVENKLGSIVELCEDPTPDPAGIIIFGASGDLSFRKLFPSIFKLFKNRKLVNFYILGVGRTNYSDEDFREKIRESLGNNELISKFLNHVYFLSGNYDNDELYLNLKNRLENLNNKHNTKDNKLFYFATPPNIYLSIIRHLGKFELTKENENYSRIIIEKPFGRDLETAQKLDFELHRYLNENQIYRIDHYLGKETVQNILMMRFANIVFEPIWNYKYIDHIQITVAEDLGVENRVGYFENTGLLRDMFQNHILQLLTLIAMEPPASLDADMIHDEKIKILKSVRPFDIENLNDFIIRGQYTKGIINNEEKSSYIEEIGKTSTTETFLAAKLLIDNWRWSGVPFYIRTGKRLKKKVSEVAIVFKDVPHSIFSNFYPVKIEPNALVIRIQPDEGFNLILQAKQPGSKICINTLSMEFKYRNFFDYEPQDAYERLILDALLGDQTLYVRNDVMEESWKLVTPVLEYWENNNDGIYYYPSGSWGPKEADILIEKDGRKWRKL from the coding sequence ATGGGATTTGTAGAAAATAAATTAGGATCTATCGTGGAGCTTTGCGAAGATCCCACTCCAGATCCTGCAGGAATTATTATCTTCGGTGCCTCTGGAGATTTGAGTTTTAGAAAGCTTTTCCCTTCAATTTTTAAATTGTTTAAAAATAGAAAGTTAGTAAATTTCTATATATTAGGTGTCGGCAGAACGAATTATAGCGATGAAGATTTTAGAGAAAAAATAAGGGAATCGTTGGGTAATAATGAATTAATATCAAAATTTTTAAACCACGTATATTTTTTATCTGGTAATTATGATAATGATGAATTGTATTTAAACTTAAAAAATAGATTAGAAAATTTAAACAATAAACATAATACAAAAGATAATAAACTTTTTTATTTTGCAACACCACCAAATATTTATCTGTCTATTATTAGACATCTAGGGAAATTTGAATTAACAAAAGAAAATGAAAACTATTCCAGAATTATAATCGAAAAACCATTTGGTAGAGATTTAGAAACTGCCCAAAAACTGGACTTTGAATTGCATAGATATTTAAACGAAAATCAGATATATAGGATAGACCATTACTTAGGTAAAGAAACGGTACAAAATATATTAATGATGAGATTTGCAAATATAGTATTTGAGCCTATATGGAATTATAAATATATAGATCACATTCAAATTACTGTTGCAGAAGATTTAGGTGTAGAAAATAGAGTAGGATATTTTGAAAATACCGGACTATTAAGGGATATGTTTCAAAATCATATATTACAACTATTAACTTTAATAGCTATGGAACCTCCAGCCTCACTTGATGCAGATATGATACATGATGAAAAAATAAAAATTTTAAAATCTGTTAGACCTTTTGATATTGAAAATTTAAATGATTTTATAATTAGAGGACAATATACAAAAGGAATTATTAACAATGAAGAAAAATCATCTTATATTGAAGAGATTGGAAAAACTTCAACAACTGAAACATTTTTGGCTGCAAAATTGCTTATAGATAATTGGAGATGGAGTGGAGTTCCATTTTATATTAGAACAGGAAAAAGATTAAAAAAGAAAGTATCAGAGGTTGCAATAGTCTTTAAAGATGTCCCTCATTCAATCTTTTCAAACTTTTATCCTGTAAAGATAGAACCCAACGCACTTGTTATTAGGATACAGCCAGATGAAGGTTTTAATCTTATATTACAAGCAAAACAGCCCGGATCAAAAATATGTATAAATACATTAAGTATGGAGTTTAAATACAGAAACTTTTTTGACTATGAGCCACAAGACGCATATGAGAGATTAATATTAGATGCCTTATTAGGCGATCAAACTTTATATGTAAGAAATGATGTTATGGAAGAATCCTGGAAGTTAGTAACTCCTGTATTAGAGTATTGGGAGAACAATAACGATGGAATATATTATTATCCTTCCGGAAGTTGGGGACCTAAAGAAGCGGATATTTTAATTGAAAAGGATGGAAGAAAGTGGAGGAAATTATGA
- the gnd gene encoding phosphogluconate dehydrogenase (NAD(+)-dependent, decarboxylating) produces MKIGIIGLGRMGKNMARRLFKGGHDVVVYNRTKEKVKEMQEEGLIGAYSLKEFIEKLDTPRVIWLMLPAGEVTDNNIDNLIPLLDKGDIIIDGANSYYKDDLKRAEKLNKYGIHYMDAGVSGGVWGLKEGYCTMIGGEKEIFDYIEPILKTLAPKDGYLYCGPTGAGHFVKMVHNGIEYGLMEAYGEGFELLKASKYGENLDLHKVAHLWNQGSVIRSWLLELLENAFKEDGNLEEIQGYVEDSGEARWTVLEAVESGVSVPIISNSLFKRFQSRQKDVFSDKVVAALRREFGGHAVYKKSEEVKKNIAGAGKVQAANPDEKFRR; encoded by the coding sequence ATGAAAATAGGCATTATTGGTTTAGGTAGAATGGGTAAAAATATGGCCAGAAGATTATTTAAAGGCGGACATGATGTTGTTGTGTATAATAGAACCAAAGAAAAAGTTAAAGAAATGCAAGAGGAAGGACTTATTGGTGCATACTCTTTGAAAGAATTCATAGAAAAATTAGATACACCACGAGTTATTTGGCTTATGTTACCTGCTGGCGAAGTAACAGATAATAATATTGATAATTTAATTCCATTATTAGATAAAGGTGACATCATAATTGATGGTGCAAATAGCTATTATAAAGATGATTTAAAGAGAGCTGAGAAATTAAATAAATATGGTATTCATTATATGGATGCTGGAGTTTCAGGTGGTGTATGGGGGTTAAAAGAAGGTTATTGTACAATGATCGGTGGAGAGAAAGAAATTTTTGATTATATTGAACCTATTTTAAAAACGTTAGCACCAAAAGATGGTTACTTGTATTGTGGCCCAACTGGAGCTGGACATTTTGTTAAAATGGTACATAATGGTATTGAATATGGTTTAATGGAAGCATATGGTGAAGGGTTTGAACTTTTAAAAGCATCAAAATATGGAGAAAATTTAGATTTACATAAAGTAGCTCATTTATGGAACCAAGGAAGTGTAATTAGATCCTGGTTACTTGAATTATTAGAAAATGCATTTAAAGAAGATGGAAACTTAGAAGAAATTCAGGGTTATGTAGAAGATTCTGGAGAAGCAAGATGGACAGTATTAGAAGCTGTAGAAAGTGGTGTCTCTGTTCCAATAATTTCTAATTCATTATTTAAAAGATTCCAATCAAGGCAAAAAGATGTATTTTCTGATAAAGTAGTTGCAGCTCTTAGAAGGGAATTTGGTGGTCATGCTGTATACAAAAAATCTGAAGAAGTGAAAAAAAATATAGCTGGCGCAGGAAAAGTTCAAGCTGCAAATCCTGATGAAAAGTTTAGAAGGTGA
- a CDS encoding RluA family pseudouridine synthase gives MQKVIIVDEKNYYKRLDKFLRNYYSNLKLGFIYKMLRKGFVYVNNKKVKKQDFELNIGDTVEIRYNGPLDERKKEEKILPRPLDLDIVFEDDKIIAINKPAGISVHPGRNEEKVTVIEGLLYYANGNFEPHLVHRLDKHTSGVLVIAKNKIVSRELTEIIKGRNITKKYQALVVGKLKGEKNKLESVLEDKKALLYYDVLGNYKVKNIDLTLVDIELKTGRKHQIRKQFSEINSPVAGDNKYGNFEVNRILKKSIGLKRYFLHSYFLEFEYKNKRYTLISNLTPDLKKVLNRLGE, from the coding sequence ATGCAAAAGGTTATAATTGTAGATGAAAAAAATTATTATAAAAGATTGGATAAGTTTTTGAGAAATTATTATAGTAATTTAAAATTAGGATTTATATACAAAATGCTTAGAAAAGGATTTGTCTATGTTAATAATAAAAAAGTAAAAAAGCAAGATTTCGAATTGAATATAGGAGATACTGTTGAAATAAGATATAATGGCCCATTAGATGAGAGGAAAAAAGAAGAAAAGATATTACCAAGACCTTTAGATTTAGATATTGTTTTTGAAGATGATAAAATAATAGCTATAAACAAACCGGCAGGTATTTCAGTTCATCCAGGTAGAAACGAAGAAAAAGTAACTGTAATAGAAGGATTGTTATATTATGCGAACGGAAATTTTGAACCACATTTAGTACATAGACTGGATAAACATACTTCCGGAGTGTTAGTGATAGCAAAAAATAAGATTGTTTCAAGAGAATTGACAGAAATAATAAAGGGAAGAAATATAACAAAGAAGTATCAGGCATTGGTTGTAGGTAAATTAAAAGGGGAAAAAAATAAATTAGAAAGTGTTTTAGAGGATAAAAAAGCACTTTTATATTATGATGTTTTAGGAAATTATAAAGTGAAAAATATAGATTTAACATTGGTAGATATAGAATTAAAAACGGGAAGAAAACATCAAATTAGAAAGCAATTTTCAGAAATCAATTCTCCTGTTGCAGGGGATAATAAATATGGGAATTTTGAAGTGAATAGAATATTAAAAAAATCAATTGGTCTTAAAAGATATTTTCTGCATTCGTACTTTTTAGAATTTGAATATAAGAATAAAAGATATACATTAATTTCAAATCTAACGCCTGATTTGAAAAAAGTTTTAAATAGATTAGGAGAGTGA
- a CDS encoding DUF5693 family protein has product MKKIKKYIFWISILYAVIVFIYISFNDYNYLKSGYHIIDNNNLKKQSIMIDNKVIEYYNYEGYALISENSTNIELDDFKKFIQKFDYIIVAEFSDFGYLFDKYKVFLSKKELMKIRYAHYIKPREMDKYNISQIVQRFWRAFNERRINIFYIPDHVKRNEIIKAIKKRMINYNEKIPVIKSPPINIRVISVAVISIYMLMISPAISLLNILLYIFLNSWSYVFIAIIFSFISWMKWKKYKQIFKIMLLNIMYGVLIYSTGYTYFYIYKISVIRGIKLLLVSLPFILFIVQIKNFKLKKKDIFLSAIFLGIIAVYYILRSGNFGFSTMFERNIRDFLEKALIARPRFKELFAYIFVFTKSPTIFFEIFWNIGQSILFVSILDTFLHFQTPLYLGVLRTINAYMLAFIIYRVISLIWRRKNGKRN; this is encoded by the coding sequence TTGAAAAAAATAAAAAAGTATATATTTTGGATTTCAATATTATATGCAGTTATAGTATTTATATATATATCTTTTAATGATTATAATTATTTAAAAAGTGGATATCATATCATAGACAATAATAATCTAAAAAAACAATCAATTATGATTGATAATAAGGTTATTGAATATTATAATTATGAAGGATATGCATTAATAAGTGAAAATTCTACTAATATTGAATTAGATGATTTTAAAAAATTTATTCAAAAATTTGATTATATTATTGTAGCAGAATTTTCTGATTTTGGATATTTATTTGATAAATATAAGGTATTTCTTAGTAAAAAGGAATTAATGAAAATAAGATATGCCCATTATATTAAACCAAGAGAAATGGATAAATATAATATTTCTCAAATAGTACAAAGGTTTTGGAGAGCATTTAATGAAAGAAGAATAAATATATTTTATATTCCAGATCATGTAAAAAGGAATGAAATAATAAAAGCAATAAAAAAAAGGATGATAAACTATAATGAAAAAATACCTGTAATAAAATCTCCACCTATAAATATTAGAGTAATTTCAGTTGCTGTAATTTCAATATATATGTTAATGATAAGTCCTGCAATATCATTGTTAAATATATTGTTGTATATATTCTTAAATTCATGGTCGTATGTATTTATTGCAATAATTTTTTCCTTTATATCCTGGATGAAATGGAAGAAGTATAAACAGATTTTCAAAATAATGTTATTAAATATTATGTATGGAGTTTTAATTTATTCTACAGGATATACTTATTTTTATATTTATAAAATATCTGTAATCAGAGGAATAAAGTTATTATTAGTATCCTTACCTTTTATTTTGTTTATTGTTCAAATTAAAAATTTTAAATTAAAGAAAAAAGATATATTTTTATCAGCAATATTTCTTGGAATTATAGCTGTTTATTATATTTTAAGAAGTGGTAATTTTGGATTTTCAACGATGTTTGAAAGAAATATAAGAGATTTTCTTGAAAAAGCATTAATAGCAAGACCAAGATTTAAAGAATTATTTGCTTATATTTTTGTTTTTACAAAATCACCAACGATATTTTTTGAAATATTCTGGAATATTGGGCAATCTATACTTTTTGTATCAATTTTAGATACATTTTTACATTTTCAAACACCTTTATATCTTGGAGTATTAAGAACCATAAATGCATATATGCTAGCATTTATTATTTATAGGGTTATATCTTTAATATGGAGGAGAAAAAATGGAAAAAGAAATTAA
- a CDS encoding RMD1 family protein yields MEKEIKIKTLDAGGNIDIQMIAAKLQLPIATKWEMPLILNYNQKDVHIYQFGSFVFFNFLDKEIKEFINYLEKLLEIEIKTKFEDELTINIVEDIDKNFYMDNNNEILFIKKEIISSEIYALISLSISQSVALERYEQLSDDLEEDIEKIINKYNKYKHFLPIMRNVAIGKALNLIKTRHEIISDIMILDKPSITWEWNVYDELYEILARFFELTRRYKILSHKLDSALESYTVLNEINEGARANFLEFLIVVLIVFEIIMAFFHI; encoded by the coding sequence ATGGAAAAAGAAATTAAAATAAAAACTCTAGATGCAGGTGGAAATATTGACATACAGATGATAGCTGCCAAATTACAATTACCAATAGCAACAAAGTGGGAAATGCCATTAATTTTAAATTATAATCAAAAGGATGTTCATATATATCAATTTGGTTCGTTTGTTTTTTTTAATTTTCTCGATAAAGAGATAAAAGAATTTATAAATTATTTGGAAAAATTATTGGAAATAGAAATTAAAACAAAATTTGAGGATGAATTAACTATAAATATAGTAGAAGACATTGATAAAAATTTTTATATGGATAATAACAATGAAATTTTGTTTATAAAAAAAGAAATTATTTCAAGTGAAATATATGCTTTAATATCTCTTTCTATATCTCAAAGTGTTGCATTGGAGAGATATGAACAATTATCAGACGATTTAGAAGAAGATATAGAAAAAATTATAAATAAATATAATAAATATAAACATTTTTTACCAATTATGAGAAATGTTGCTATAGGAAAAGCATTAAATTTGATAAAAACAAGGCACGAAATTATCTCTGATATTATGATTTTAGATAAACCTTCTATAACATGGGAATGGAATGTTTATGATGAATTATATGAAATTCTTGCAAGATTTTTTGAATTAACCAGGAGATATAAGATACTTTCGCATAAATTAGATAGTGCGTTAGAGAGCTATACAGTTTTAAATGAAATCAATGAGGGAGCACGTGCAAATTTTCTTGAATTCTTAATAGTTGTTTTAATTGTATTTGAAATTATAATGGCATTTTTTCATATATAA
- a CDS encoding TIM-barrel domain-containing protein, whose translation MRFTRLLNFTKLYRFGKPFATDATVIKPEEKDLKNCEKVNYFDIKVKENKTVLTLNLDYEDRIYGLGETLGGLNKRGKIYKLYATDDPVHSPEKESLYSSHPFVIIDKKFGFFIDYPSEIIFDIGYTKFDEMIITINSKDFDLYIFESKRALEVIREYLRLTGIPYIPPKWAFGYQQCRWSYPDAKTIKNIANNFREKGIPCDAIYMDIDYMKDYKVFTIDENKFPNFPEFVSEMKEKGFNLVPIVDPGVKIEKKYDVYEEGVENNYFCKDEKGEEFVATVWPGFTHFPDFLNPEVRKWWGEKYKLFTDLGIRGFWNDMNEPSIFFVPERLKNYLDKIYELKNKEVGLEFFMIKDKILLLSNNRDDYKSFYHVTPYGKYSNDQLHNLYGYYMAKATVEEGFEKIIPNERYLLLSRSSYSGHHRIATIWMGDNMSWWEHMLVNIRMLMSLNMAGFFYTGADIGGFGANSSPELVVRWMQLGIFSPLYRNHSALGTRNQEPWVFDENIEKILRNTIKLRYALIPYLYSEFFNSINNLKPFISPLFFHFDDKISKEVEDQFMIGNSIMATPIIQPNARGRYVHLPEAKWLYWSASNFKERNMKIYEPGDYYIKAELNEIPIFIKENSLILLNEEEINYVNEKPIKELTVIGFVTGSAEFTYFDDDGETYNFKNGKYVKINIVVKKTENGYNYEIEKDESEDFVSTVERIKFEIYDEKGNKHTQIFEI comes from the coding sequence ATGCGTTTTACAAGATTGTTGAATTTTACTAAATTATACAGATTTGGGAAACCATTTGCAACTGATGCAACGGTAATAAAACCTGAAGAAAAAGATTTGAAAAATTGTGAAAAAGTAAATTATTTTGATATCAAAGTAAAAGAAAATAAAACTGTATTAACCTTAAATTTGGATTATGAAGATAGAATATATGGATTAGGCGAAACATTAGGAGGATTAAACAAAAGAGGAAAGATATATAAATTATATGCTACAGATGATCCTGTTCATAGTCCGGAAAAAGAGTCATTATACAGTTCTCATCCATTTGTAATTATAGATAAAAAATTTGGATTTTTTATTGATTATCCATCAGAAATAATTTTTGATATTGGATATACCAAATTTGATGAGATGATTATAACTATTAATTCAAAAGATTTTGACTTATATATATTTGAGTCAAAAAGAGCTTTAGAAGTCATTCGAGAATATTTGAGGTTAACAGGAATACCCTATATTCCTCCAAAATGGGCTTTTGGATATCAGCAATGTAGATGGAGTTATCCAGATGCAAAAACTATAAAAAATATTGCTAATAATTTTAGAGAAAAGGGCATTCCATGTGATGCCATTTACATGGATATAGATTATATGAAAGATTATAAAGTTTTTACCATAGATGAGAATAAATTTCCAAATTTTCCAGAATTCGTATCAGAAATGAAAGAAAAAGGGTTTAATTTAGTTCCTATAGTAGACCCTGGTGTAAAGATAGAAAAAAAATATGATGTGTATGAAGAGGGAGTGGAAAATAATTATTTTTGTAAAGATGAAAAAGGGGAAGAGTTTGTAGCAACGGTATGGCCAGGTTTTACTCATTTTCCAGATTTTTTAAATCCAGAAGTTAGAAAATGGTGGGGAGAAAAATATAAATTATTTACAGATTTAGGAATTAGAGGTTTTTGGAATGATATGAATGAACCTTCTATATTTTTTGTTCCTGAAAGGCTTAAAAATTATCTTGATAAGATATATGAATTAAAAAATAAAGAAGTAGGATTAGAATTTTTTATGATAAAAGATAAAATATTATTGTTATCAAATAATAGAGATGATTATAAAAGCTTTTATCATGTAACACCATATGGAAAATATTCAAATGATCAATTACATAATTTATATGGTTATTATATGGCGAAGGCTACTGTTGAAGAAGGATTTGAAAAAATAATTCCTAATGAAAGATATTTATTATTATCCAGGAGTAGTTATTCTGGGCACCATAGAATAGCTACGATATGGATGGGAGATAATATGTCGTGGTGGGAGCATATGCTTGTTAATATAAGAATGCTTATGTCATTAAACATGGCAGGATTTTTCTATACAGGTGCAGATATAGGTGGTTTTGGAGCAAATTCATCACCAGAATTAGTTGTAAGATGGATGCAATTAGGTATATTTTCACCTTTGTATAGGAATCATTCGGCATTAGGAACGAGAAATCAGGAACCATGGGTATTTGATGAAAATATAGAAAAAATATTAAGAAATACAATAAAATTAAGGTATGCTCTTATTCCATATCTTTACTCGGAATTTTTTAATTCAATAAATAATCTAAAACCATTCATTTCTCCATTATTTTTTCATTTTGATGATAAAATTTCTAAGGAAGTTGAAGATCAATTTATGATAGGAAATTCCATAATGGCAACGCCTATTATTCAACCTAATGCCAGAGGAAGATATGTGCATTTGCCAGAAGCAAAGTGGTTATATTGGAGCGCATCAAACTTTAAAGAAAGAAATATGAAAATATATGAGCCAGGAGATTATTATATAAAAGCTGAGTTAAATGAGATTCCTATATTCATAAAAGAAAATTCTTTAATCCTATTAAATGAAGAAGAAATAAATTATGTAAATGAAAAACCGATAAAAGAATTAACAGTAATTGGTTTTGTTACTGGTAGTGCGGAATTTACATATTTTGATGATGATGGAGAAACATATAATTTTAAAAATGGAAAATATGTAAAAATAAATATAGTGGTAAAGAAAACAGAAAATGGATATAATTATGAAATAGAAAAAGATGAGTCTGAAGATTTTGTAAGTACAGTAGAAAGAATTAAATTTGAAATATATGATGAAAAAGGAAATAAACACACACAAATTTTTGAGATATAG
- a CDS encoding 5'-nucleotidase C-terminal domain-containing protein: protein MKKVLILFSILILGLFVFAEQMNLVILHTSDLHGNIFPVNYATNKPYYVGLGRVATFYNMEKEKNPNVLLIDTGDLIQGTPLEYYHARIDNKPIDPMVKVMNHLGYIASVIGNHEFNYGKKVLNKAISEANFPFLSANIVDGDTGKPIFKPYMVIDYKGVKIGILGLTTKYIPHWEDPKNIRNLDFYDPVEVTKKYVKILRDQEKVDVLIVGYHGGFERDLNTGEPTEELTGENEGYQLLMEVPGIDVLLTGHQHRSISGVYNNVAVTMPSSWGKKVGRIELTLDNSDGKWKVVSKKAELLDSKTVESDKEVLALVQDYEDKVQKWLDQPVGTAKGDFYVYDPLKVRLADHPLIEFVNTVQQTYSGVKISSTALFNNDIKGWKSGPITLRDINGVYIYPNTLKVLRVTGKDIKDAIEKSADYFVYKNGKVDVNKSWVEPKPRHYNYDMWEGINYIIDVEKPVGERVVWLEYEGKPVEMDKEYDIVLNNYRAGGGGGYSMFAGKPVVKEVMMEVSELMADYIMEHKVIEAKVDHNWYVATDVMYNVKSGDTLFKLGRMYNVNPYTIAKWNNIKNPDLIFVGQKLIIYKPIISNN, encoded by the coding sequence ATGAAAAAAGTGCTTATTTTGTTTAGTATTTTAATTCTCGGTTTGTTTGTTTTTGCTGAACAGATGAACTTAGTTATTCTCCACACAAGTGATTTACATGGTAATATTTTTCCTGTTAACTATGCAACAAATAAACCTTATTATGTTGGCTTGGGTAGAGTTGCTACTTTCTATAATATGGAAAAAGAGAAAAATCCTAATGTTCTTTTAATTGATACAGGTGATCTCATTCAGGGAACTCCACTCGAATACTACCATGCAAGGATAGACAATAAACCTATAGATCCTATGGTTAAAGTTATGAATCATCTGGGATATATTGCATCTGTTATAGGAAATCATGAATTTAATTATGGAAAAAAAGTATTAAATAAGGCTATTTCAGAAGCCAATTTCCCATTTTTAAGCGCGAATATTGTAGATGGAGACACTGGAAAGCCCATATTTAAACCTTATATGGTTATAGACTATAAAGGTGTAAAAATCGGGATACTAGGTTTAACCACAAAGTATATTCCTCACTGGGAAGATCCAAAAAATATTAGAAATTTAGATTTTTATGATCCGGTTGAAGTCACAAAAAAATATGTAAAAATCTTAAGAGATCAAGAAAAAGTTGATGTTTTAATTGTAGGATATCATGGCGGTTTTGAAAGAGATTTGAATACAGGAGAACCAACTGAAGAATTAACCGGAGAAAATGAAGGTTATCAGTTATTAATGGAAGTTCCAGGTATTGATGTATTATTAACAGGGCACCAACACAGATCTATTTCTGGTGTATATAATAATGTAGCAGTTACAATGCCAAGTAGTTGGGGAAAAAAGGTTGGTAGAATTGAATTAACTCTTGACAATTCTGATGGTAAATGGAAAGTAGTTTCTAAAAAAGCTGAATTATTAGATTCAAAAACAGTAGAATCAGATAAAGAAGTATTAGCTCTTGTGCAAGATTATGAAGATAAAGTTCAAAAATGGTTAGATCAACCAGTAGGTACAGCTAAAGGCGATTTTTATGTATATGATCCATTAAAAGTCAGATTGGCAGATCACCCTTTAATTGAATTTGTAAACACAGTTCAACAAACATATTCCGGAGTTAAAATTTCTTCAACTGCATTATTTAACAATGATATAAAAGGTTGGAAGTCAGGTCCTATTACATTAAGAGATATTAATGGTGTATATATTTATCCAAACACATTAAAAGTATTAAGAGTTACAGGAAAAGATATAAAAGATGCTATAGAAAAAAGCGCAGATTACTTTGTATATAAAAATGGTAAAGTAGATGTAAACAAATCATGGGTAGAACCAAAACCAAGGCATTATAATTATGATATGTGGGAAGGTATCAATTACATTATTGATGTTGAAAAACCTGTTGGAGAAAGAGTTGTTTGGTTAGAATATGAGGGAAAACCTGTTGAAATGGATAAAGAATATGATATTGTATTAAATAATTATAGAGCAGGTGGCGGTGGTGGATACTCAATGTTCGCCGGAAAACCTGTTGTAAAAGAAGTTATGATGGAAGTTTCAGAATTGATGGCTGATTATATTATGGAGCATAAAGTTATAGAAGCAAAAGTTGATCATAATTGGTATGTTGCAACAGATGTTATGTATAATGTCAAATCTGGAGATACATTATTTAAATTAGGTAGAATGTATAATGTAAATCCTTATACTATTGCAAAATGGAATAATATTAAAAATCCTGATTTAATCTTTGTTGGTCAAAAATTGATAATTTATAAACCAATAATTTCTAATAATTAA
- the yfcE gene encoding phosphodiesterase — protein MKLGILSDTHGSLFYFKKAFNYLKDVDRIIHLGDYLYHGPRNPLPEGYNPMKLAELLKNFKKRTFITGNCDSPIDLKLVNIPEPTPYVVESYGPYNFFFTHGWDPNLEDSISLAKKYKCQYLIHGHTHISKYKEQNGLIIINPGSVSIPKENTPHSILIIDILENKINFKFIDIIKDEIYKHIYY, from the coding sequence ATGAAACTTGGAATTTTAAGCGATACTCATGGATCACTATTTTATTTTAAAAAAGCCTTTAATTATTTAAAAGATGTTGATAGAATAATCCATTTAGGAGATTATTTATATCATGGCCCCCGTAATCCTTTGCCCGAAGGCTATAATCCTATGAAATTAGCTGAATTATTGAAAAACTTTAAAAAAAGGACATTTATAACTGGAAACTGTGACTCTCCTATTGATTTAAAATTAGTCAACATTCCAGAACCTACACCTTATGTTGTAGAAAGTTATGGTCCATATAATTTTTTCTTCACACATGGTTGGGATCCTAACTTAGAGGATTCTATTTCTTTAGCAAAAAAATATAAATGTCAATATTTAATTCACGGACATACGCATATTTCTAAATACAAAGAACAAAATGGATTAATCATAATAAACCCAGGAAGTGTTTCTATTCCAAAAGAAAATACTCCACATAGTATTTTAATAATTGATATACTCGAAAACAAAATTAATTTCAAATTTATTGATATAATAAAAGATGAAATATATAAACATATATATTATTAA